One genomic segment of Paenibacillus durus includes these proteins:
- the ftsY gene encoding signal recognition particle-docking protein FtsY — MSFFKKLRESIAGKTESVTKQFREGLEKTRKGFVEKVSDLIIRRKKIDEEFYEELEEILIGADVGVSTVMTLVEDLRTEVKKQRIEDAAELQPVLSRKLMELLRSDDDNRLNENPDGITVILFVGVNGVGKTTTIGKLAHRYKQEGKKVLLAAGDTFRAGAIEQLEVWGQRAGVDVIKQSAGSDPAAVMFDAVQAAKQRGVDVLICDTAGRLQNKSNLMEELNKIFRVIQREIPGAPHEVLMVLDATTGQNALAQAKLFGEKSGVTGLVLTKLDGTAKGGIVVAIRQELNIPVKLVGLGEKMEDLQPFDSEQFVHALFAGIIIDEKEEENSGD, encoded by the coding sequence GTGAGCTTTTTCAAGAAATTGAGAGAAAGCATTGCCGGCAAAACGGAGAGCGTAACGAAGCAGTTCCGGGAAGGTCTGGAGAAGACCCGCAAAGGGTTTGTAGAGAAAGTATCCGACCTGATTATCCGCCGCAAAAAAATCGACGAGGAGTTCTACGAGGAACTGGAAGAAATTCTGATCGGCGCCGACGTCGGTGTGAGCACAGTCATGACGCTAGTCGAAGATCTGCGCACCGAGGTGAAAAAGCAGCGGATCGAGGATGCCGCTGAGCTGCAGCCGGTTCTCTCCCGCAAGCTGATGGAGCTGCTGCGCAGTGACGATGACAACCGGCTTAATGAGAATCCGGACGGCATTACGGTCATTCTGTTCGTCGGCGTCAACGGCGTCGGCAAGACGACAACGATCGGGAAGCTGGCACACCGTTACAAGCAGGAGGGCAAAAAAGTTCTGCTTGCCGCTGGCGATACATTCCGTGCCGGGGCCATCGAGCAGCTTGAGGTATGGGGACAGCGAGCAGGCGTGGATGTGATCAAGCAGAGCGCGGGCTCCGATCCTGCTGCTGTGATGTTTGATGCGGTTCAGGCTGCCAAGCAGCGCGGCGTCGATGTGCTGATCTGCGACACGGCGGGACGGCTGCAGAACAAGAGCAATCTGATGGAAGAGCTCAACAAAATATTCCGCGTGATCCAGCGCGAGATTCCGGGCGCGCCGCATGAAGTGCTCATGGTGCTCGATGCGACGACCGGGCAGAACGCGCTTGCGCAGGCCAAGCTGTTCGGCGAGAAGAGCGGCGTGACGGGTCTTGTCCTCACCAAGCTGGACGGAACGGCTAAAGGCGGTATCGTTGTGGCGATCCGTCAGGAGTTGAATATTCCGGTAAAGCTGGTCGGACTTGGCGAGAAAATGGAGGACCTGCAGCCGTTCGATTCCGAACAATTCGTTCACGCTCTGTTCGCCGGTATAATTATCGACGAGAAGGAAGAAGAGAATTCGGGAGATTGA
- a CDS encoding circularly permuted type 2 ATP-grasp protein: protein MSKLDPLPGLSPYPLHHFYDEMFASERSVRPHYKHVNHTFARMSPEELQTKQHLMQRRMMEEGITFTLYNPAQDQPMERTIPFDMIPRIIPKDEWEKLEAGIIQRVTALNLFVHDIYHEQYIIKDGIVPRKMVISNCYFRPEMAGLRVPGGAYITTSGIDLIRHHDGNYYILEDNLRTPSGFSYLFKGRSLMNQLFPELSFSNSIRDVERSINRFLSVLRSLAPSRTPDPVIALLTPGQYNSAYYEHAFLAQQMGVHLVEGRDLVVQDHKLFLREMNGLKRVDVLYRRLDDDYIDPLAFDPNSLLGVPGLMNAYRAGNVAIANAPGTGVADDKAMYVYVPEMIRYYLNEEPILNNVPTYLLSRPDDRTYVLDNLAEMVVKETSLSGGYGMLIGSEASKEEQDNFRLKIIAEPDRYIAQPIMSLSRAPILSEGIMSPRHIDLRAFVLMGADRKPHVIPGGLTRVAMREGSLVVNSSQGGGVKDTWVMS, encoded by the coding sequence ATGTCCAAACTTGATCCACTGCCCGGTCTGTCTCCGTATCCGCTGCACCATTTTTATGATGAAATGTTCGCTAGCGAACGCAGCGTCCGCCCTCATTACAAGCATGTTAACCACACGTTCGCCAGAATGAGTCCCGAAGAGCTGCAGACCAAACAACACTTAATGCAGCGGCGCATGATGGAGGAGGGCATTACCTTTACTCTGTACAACCCGGCTCAAGACCAACCCATGGAACGGACGATCCCCTTCGATATGATTCCGCGGATTATCCCCAAGGATGAGTGGGAGAAGCTTGAGGCAGGAATTATTCAGCGCGTGACGGCGCTTAATCTATTCGTTCATGATATTTACCACGAACAATATATTATTAAGGACGGCATTGTGCCTCGCAAGATGGTTATCTCCAATTGTTATTTCCGTCCGGAAATGGCAGGACTTCGCGTTCCCGGCGGAGCCTACATTACGACTTCGGGAATCGATCTGATCCGGCATCACGACGGGAATTATTATATTCTGGAGGATAACCTGCGCACACCTTCCGGTTTTTCCTACCTATTTAAAGGAAGATCGCTGATGAACCAACTGTTCCCCGAGCTTTCTTTCTCCAACTCCATCCGGGATGTGGAACGCAGCATCAACCGTTTTTTATCTGTGCTTCGCAGCCTAGCACCTTCACGCACTCCAGATCCTGTTATCGCTCTTCTGACCCCTGGTCAGTATAACTCCGCTTACTATGAGCACGCCTTCCTGGCCCAGCAAATGGGCGTTCACCTCGTAGAAGGGCGCGATTTGGTCGTTCAGGATCATAAATTATTTTTACGGGAAATGAATGGCCTTAAGCGGGTGGACGTGCTGTACCGCCGGCTTGACGACGACTATATCGATCCGCTCGCCTTTGATCCCAATTCACTGCTTGGCGTGCCAGGACTTATGAATGCTTATAGAGCCGGTAATGTGGCCATCGCCAATGCGCCGGGAACCGGAGTCGCCGACGATAAGGCCATGTATGTATATGTGCCTGAAATGATCCGCTATTATCTGAATGAAGAGCCGATTTTAAATAATGTTCCTACTTATCTGCTTTCGAGACCGGATGACCGGACGTATGTGCTGGATAACTTGGCTGAAATGGTCGTTAAGGAAACCTCGTTGTCCGGAGGATACGGTATGCTGATCGGAAGCGAGGCAAGCAAGGAGGAGCAGGATAATTTCCGGCTCAAAATCATTGCCGAGCCGGATCGCTACATAGCTCAGCCGATCATGTCTCTTTCAAGAGCGCCGATACTGTCAGAAGGTATAATGAGTCCGCGGCATATTGATTTGAGAGCTTTTGTGCTGATGGGCGCAGACCGCAAGCCGCATGTCATTCCGGGAGGACTGACGCGCGTGGCGATGAGGGAAGGCTCACTGGTAGTAAACTCCTCTCAAGGCGGCGGTGTTAAGGATACCTGGGTAATGTCCTAA
- a CDS encoding alpha-E domain-containing protein, whose protein sequence is MLNRNAEALFWIGRYMERAENHARLIDVHYHIQQEEDFREEGHKWSRLIDAIGARNEYLQQFESFSEQDVLSFITLDLGNSNSLFSCVHQARNNLRTLRQQLPSELWDIANSFNLWLGERSVADIMKSPHQFYQQIKERTATFLGAEQSVMLRGNEWRFIESGRFLERAENTVRILQSVTLSCRDKDDTSIYTQLQAVLKSVSGYQAFRRYFADAVSPDCILEFLITNAAFPRSIRFASHELEYHLSNIEIDFADGGEGYERVIRQAGKIRAELDYMEKEDMAEELVDQVLESLKSSCLKLGRTMETAFFRQEGIRI, encoded by the coding sequence ATGCTGAATCGAAATGCGGAAGCTTTGTTTTGGATTGGTCGTTATATGGAAAGAGCGGAGAATCATGCAAGACTGATTGATGTCCATTATCATATTCAGCAGGAGGAGGACTTCCGGGAAGAAGGGCATAAATGGTCGAGGCTGATCGATGCGATCGGCGCCAGAAATGAATATTTGCAGCAATTTGAAAGCTTTTCGGAGCAGGATGTATTATCCTTTATCACACTGGATCTCGGGAATTCAAATTCCCTGTTCTCCTGCGTGCATCAGGCGCGCAATAATTTGCGCACCCTGCGCCAGCAGCTGCCCAGCGAGCTGTGGGATATCGCCAACAGCTTCAACCTGTGGCTCGGCGAACGGTCCGTTGCAGATATAATGAAGAGCCCTCATCAGTTCTACCAGCAGATCAAGGAACGGACGGCCACGTTCCTGGGCGCCGAGCAGTCCGTCATGCTGCGGGGCAATGAGTGGCGGTTTATTGAAAGCGGACGTTTCCTGGAAAGGGCGGAGAACACCGTCCGTATTCTGCAGTCGGTAACCTTGTCCTGCCGGGATAAGGATGATACCTCTATTTATACCCAGCTGCAGGCCGTTTTGAAATCGGTCAGCGGATATCAGGCGTTCCGCAGATATTTTGCGGATGCGGTATCCCCGGATTGCATCCTGGAGTTTCTGATTACGAATGCTGCATTTCCGCGTTCTATTCGTTTCGCTTCCCATGAGCTCGAATACCATCTGTCGAATATTGAAATTGACTTCGCAGATGGGGGCGAAGGCTACGAACGGGTCATCCGCCAGGCAGGAAAGATTAGAGCCGAGCTTGATTACATGGAGAAGGAAGACATGGCCGAGGAACTGGTGGATCAGGTGCTGGAGTCGCTGAAGTCTTCCTGCCTGAAGCTGGGAAGAACGATGGAAACGGCCTTTTTTCGTCAAGAGGGGATTAGGATATGA
- a CDS encoding transglutaminase family protein, with amino-acid sequence MKIQINHTTRYTYTEPVTDSVNEIRLTPRTNYRQSCFHHEVEIFPPANLLTYEDFFGNRVHAYSVNKPHTEMVIHTRATVVTVDKAQGADLPSLPLEEQIKLMKDEEFQNRYTEYILPTRYTEVTPELMEFASQHPFDEAEDIYEWTRKLSSTIYEQFTYDPGATSVNTTVKKALKLKRGVCQDYAHLMIAVCRSVGLPSRYVSGYHYVSDLQGGNADFEQASHAWVETHIPGTGWLGFDPTNNVEVNWRYVKLGHGRDYKDIVPVKGVYRGIAGQLEVTVDVQLLDK; translated from the coding sequence ATGAAAATTCAAATCAATCATACGACCCGGTATACGTATACGGAGCCGGTGACGGACAGTGTCAATGAGATCCGGCTGACGCCGCGGACCAATTACAGGCAATCCTGTTTCCATCATGAGGTCGAAATATTTCCTCCGGCCAACCTGCTTACTTACGAGGATTTCTTCGGAAACCGGGTTCACGCCTATTCGGTCAATAAACCGCATACGGAGATGGTCATTCATACCCGTGCTACGGTCGTAACAGTGGACAAGGCTCAAGGCGCTGATTTGCCGAGTCTGCCATTGGAGGAGCAGATCAAACTGATGAAGGACGAGGAGTTTCAGAACCGGTATACTGAGTATATTCTGCCCACGCGATATACGGAGGTTACGCCGGAGCTGATGGAATTTGCCTCCCAGCATCCTTTTGACGAAGCGGAAGATATATATGAATGGACCCGGAAGCTCTCCTCCACCATATATGAGCAGTTCACGTATGATCCCGGGGCGACCAGCGTCAACACAACGGTCAAAAAAGCGCTGAAACTCAAACGCGGCGTCTGCCAGGACTATGCCCATCTGATGATTGCGGTCTGCCGCAGCGTCGGGCTTCCGTCGAGATATGTGAGCGGATATCACTACGTGAGTGATCTTCAGGGCGGCAACGCCGATTTCGAGCAGGCCTCCCATGCATGGGTGGAGACGCATATTCCGGGTACCGGCTGGCTGGGCTTTGACCCGACCAATAACGTTGAAGTAAACTGGCGTTACGTAAAGCTGGGGCATGGGCGCGATTATAAAGATATTGTGCCGGTCAAAGGCGTATACCGAGGAATTGCAGGCCAACTGGAAGTAACGGTGGATGTACAATTATTGGACAAATAA
- a CDS encoding SDR family oxidoreductase: MSPDTGTKQRFAGRTAIITGAGSGIGRATAIQMASEGANIALFDLVNDRTSVVERKLNRMREGCALAVDVDTSDPSRMEDAVRRTVEHFGGVDIVFANAGINGSIGPIEELSIEDWQRTLSVNLTGTFLSLKYTIPHMKKKGKGSIIITSSINGNRRFASFGFSPYSTTKAGQVAFAKMAALELAKFKVRVNVISPGAISTNIDESTEPNEELESIIIPMEFPEGQQPLADGPGKPEDVAKLVCFLASDESSHITGAQIVIDGAESLLT, encoded by the coding sequence ATGAGCCCTGATACTGGGACAAAACAGCGTTTTGCCGGAAGAACAGCCATTATTACTGGAGCGGGCTCGGGAATCGGCAGAGCGACGGCTATTCAGATGGCTAGTGAAGGCGCCAATATTGCCTTATTCGATCTGGTGAATGACCGCACCTCCGTTGTTGAACGGAAGCTGAACCGTATGCGAGAAGGTTGCGCGCTTGCCGTTGATGTGGATACCTCCGACCCCAGCCGTATGGAAGATGCGGTTCGGAGAACGGTCGAGCATTTCGGTGGGGTGGATATCGTATTCGCCAACGCCGGTATTAACGGGTCCATCGGACCCATTGAAGAGTTAAGCATTGAGGACTGGCAGCGTACGCTGTCGGTGAATCTTACCGGGACCTTCCTTTCCTTAAAATACACCATTCCTCACATGAAGAAAAAAGGTAAAGGGAGCATTATTATCACCAGCTCTATTAACGGCAACCGCCGGTTTGCAAGCTTCGGCTTTTCTCCCTACAGTACGACGAAGGCTGGGCAGGTGGCTTTTGCCAAAATGGCCGCTCTGGAGCTGGCGAAGTTTAAAGTCCGGGTAAACGTTATTTCTCCGGGAGCCATTTCCACCAATATTGATGAAAGCACAGAACCCAATGAGGAATTGGAATCGATCATTATCCCGATGGAGTTCCCGGAAGGACAGCAGCCTTTGGCTGACGGACCGGGCAAACCGGAAGATGTGGCAAAGCTTGTCTGCTTTCTTGCGTCGGATGAATCGTCTCACATTACCGGTGCGCAGATCGTCATCGACGGCGCCGAGTCGCTGCTGACTTAA
- a CDS encoding DnaJ family domain-containing protein, which yields MAVMSWLAEQRIEEAMRKGEFRNLPGHGKPLELEDMSGVPEELRMSFKIMKNAGLLPEELQLRAECATLENLLAACHDGGAEKRTLGRKLTEKKLRLEELLRQRGLDGSAVFAQYGEQIRTRLDKG from the coding sequence ATGGCCGTAATGTCTTGGTTGGCTGAGCAGCGGATTGAAGAGGCGATGCGAAAAGGCGAATTCCGGAATTTGCCGGGCCATGGAAAGCCGCTGGAATTGGAAGATATGTCAGGGGTGCCCGAAGAGCTGCGAATGTCGTTCAAAATTATGAAGAATGCCGGACTTCTTCCGGAGGAGCTGCAGCTGCGGGCGGAATGTGCGACCCTTGAAAACCTGCTTGCCGCATGTCATGATGGCGGAGCTGAAAAGCGCACACTGGGTCGTAAACTAACGGAAAAGAAACTGCGTCTGGAGGAGCTTCTCCGGCAGCGCGGGTTGGACGGAAGCGCCGTATTCGCGCAGTACGGGGAACAAATCCGGACGAGGTTAGATAAAGGTTAA